One part of the Tachysurus fulvidraco isolate hzauxx_2018 chromosome 23, HZAU_PFXX_2.0, whole genome shotgun sequence genome encodes these proteins:
- the ppdpfb gene encoding pancreatic progenitor cell differentiation and proliferation factor B — MAAIPAGGSLVATHDYYRRRLGSTSSSSSCGSSEYIGEVIPHHPGLPKQDSGHWWSSFFFGKQPGMGSLAEEAQQNSGLSVTDGQVMCIARDMVKRQASESSDAGKSEVGGPHS; from the exons ATGGCAGCAATCCCAGCTGGCGGATCTCTTGTAGCCACCCATGACTATTACCGGA GGCGCCTTGGCTCTACATCAAGTAGCAGCTCGTGTGGCAGTTCGGAATACATTGGGGAGGTTATTCCTCATCACCCAG GCCTGCCCAAGCAAGACTCTGGTCACTGGTGGTCAAGCTTCTTTTTTGGGAAGCAGCCGGGTATGGGCTCCTTGGCTGAAGAGGCTCAGCAGAA TTCAGGGCTGAGCGTGACCGATGGGCAGGTGATGTGTATTGCTCGGGATATGGTGAAGAGGCAGGCCAGCGAGAGTAGTGATGCTGGGAAGTCGGAGGTGGGGGGTCCCCATTCCTAA